The DNA window TAATGGATGTATGACCCAAATCTTTGGGGAACATTTCTTTGGAGGTGCCGATGTCATCCTGCTTACCGTGATGGCCTATGACCATTAtgtagccatctgcaagccctTGCACTATAGAATCATCATGAATCGGTGGGTGTGTGGCCTGCTAATCGTAGTAGTGTGGGTGGGAGGATTTCTTCATGCAACCATGCAGATCCTCTTCATCTTCCAATTGCCCTTCTGTGGCCCTAATATCATAGATCACTTTGTGAGGGATCTGAATCCTTTGCTCAGTCTTGCCTGCATGGATGCTCACACTCTAGGCCTCTTCATTGCTGCTAACAGTGGATTCATCTGTGTGTTAAACTTCCTCCTCTTGTTGGTCTCTTATGTCGTCATCCTGCGCTCTCTTAGAACCCACAGCATGGAGGCGAGGTGCAAAGCCCTCTCCACCTGTGTCTCCCACATCACAGTGGTTGTCTTATTCTTTGTGCCCTGCATATTTGTGTATATGAGACCTTCAGCTACTTTATCAATTGATAAAGCAGTTGTTGTATTCTATACAATGATAACCCCCATGTTAAATCGCTTAATCTATACCTTAAGAAATACCCagatgaaaaatgccattggtaaaTTGTGTAGTAGGAAAGCTCTTTcaggtgaaaaataaatatctttggaTCCTGACACTGATTCAACTGAGGTAATGGTCAAAAGGATATCTTAGGTGGTCTCAGCAAAGAATATctatgagataaagaaaaagaatggactGCTTTGAATCATGGATTCTACAatgaaaggagcagaaagattgcaagaaaagggagaaagatcTAACCCAGCACCGCTCTTTGCATatttggaaaattctaccaaaatgGGGCTTAGTTTTACTAGTTCATCCATGTATATGGATTCATAATCTttcattctaataaaaataaaataaaagacttaataaaatatattgatattgAGCAGTAATCTCTATAACAATCCAAAGAGGTATGTGctgctattatccccattttacaggagagaGACAGCCAGAAAGACGaagtatggaaaaagatacatgGAAGAGCCACTAACCAGAATCTAACTGATTTCTCAGACATGCTCTTAACTGCTATGATACATTGCCGGGCAATGATGATAGAAAAGTATGATAATTGTAACAGTTACCATCTATTGACCTAGGGACTGAGCTGATAGAcacaatatatgtatgtataatatataataaatattataatatgcatatattataacATAATATAGTATGCATTAAACACATACAACAAActgcaatatttttattaataactcTGCTTTTTTATATATCACAGTGGATGGTAATACGCTTACTGCAATATTTTGGCATATAAATACTTTAGGAATCTAAAATCAATGTGCCATTTAACCTCTAAAAGTTAAGTGACAAATATTACATTATGTTTCCAAATTTCCATGTAGGGTTCAGAATCATTTTGTATTGCTCATGTCACCATCGTATGCTCATGTCCCATCAGAAAAAGTGATgacaaataaaagaatatcttaATGTCAGAGAAGAATTTCCATTTATTGAATATACAGTCGTACTCCATAAGTACTTTCCTGCTAACTAACAATAGTTTCTATAAGAAGAATAACATCTGGTATAtgataaatattgaatgaataagtagaAGTATAAGTGATGATGAATAAAGTCAACAAAATATAGAGCAAATCATGATACTGCTAACTAGGGAATTTTTTTTACTACCTTCATGTGATTCAGCCTGATAGGAGAATTCAGGGTAGATCTATGAGGgacatcacaatttttttttactcataCTTCAACTATGTcatggggaaaaaattgaaactGAAATTTTCAGTGAATAAAGAAATGCTTTACCTTGATATTCTCTCTGCTCAGCAAGATTTCATCATCTTATAAATGTGGGCTGTTTTTGTTATAATTCTTTGTAAATTGGTATACTTTCTGGTAACATTTCATTATGAAAagctccttttaaaaatgtgtagctCTGTCTACATAAAAAACAATTTCATGGtaaatatattccatttatttcttccatCCTTCATTCACTaaccaacaaatattttgaacacAAGGATTGTTTCAGGCACACTGATACTGGCTGATACTTCAGTGATGATTAAAGAGGAAACCAAGTCTTGCCTTCACAGAGCCTAAGATCCACTGAGAGACACCCAGAAGAGAGCTTAAAATTACAATATTGTTATAAATGTTAAGATAGTGACAGCACAGGGTGGTATGAAAGCATGCATGAGGAACACACAATGAAGACCTGGGGGTTCAGGAAAGATTCCAAGaataaaagacatagaaaaaaatgggatctgaaggaagaaaaagagtcaGCAGACTGAATAGGCATCAGTCAGTGTGAGAGCCTTCCTAGGAGAAAGAATACATAACAAAGCCCGGAAGGTTAAAATGAGTATTCAGGAAACCTAATCCATTCAATATAGCTGTGGTCATTagttcatctattcattcaactattatttcttgaatgcccactgtgtgccaagcaaCATGCTGGGGACCAACTTAATAATGGGTAATAGCAAGATGTGAAGCTGGAGACACAGGAACAGGGAAGATCAAGAGGGGTCTCATACTCAAATGAAGGCTTAATGCTAAATACcatggaggaaatattttaaggTCTTTTAAGCTAGTGAATGATGCAGttagatttgaattttaaaatgacaactcTAGGTATGGTATGGGAAATGAATTGGAGGGGTcaggagaggcagcaggagagcaGTTAGGATGTTTTGCAATAATTTGGGTGTGAAAAGATGAAAGCCTAAACTCTGATGTTGCCGTGAGGATGCAGTGTGTGTTGGACACTGCTGCATCCAGCACTGCCAGTGTTCCTAGGACCCAGCTGCTATGTGTTTGGCCTGCTAATAGCTTACAGCCTCATTGTCTCTCAACAACGGCATCAGAGAAAATTGAAGCTGTTTCACCTGTGTGATTATGCCCACCATCCCAGGGCCCAAAAATGGCCAATGGATGACTGGAGCAAGGGTAACAAATGTTGGTCCCTTTGCCTCAGGGTGGAATCACTTCTGTAGTACAATGTATACTCCAGAGCTCCCATGGATCCAGCTTGAAGCTAGATTCCAGTTGAGACCACATCCTTTCTTTTCTACCGTAGTGAGCTTCCCTCAACCTTTCTCCTTATATATCACTTTCATAAAAATCCCCACCTCAGGGTATGCATCTAGGAAACTCAAACTAACATGGA is part of the Equus quagga isolate Etosha38 unplaced genomic scaffold, UCLA_HA_Equagga_1.0 1100_RagTag, whole genome shotgun sequence genome and encodes:
- the LOC124232734 gene encoding olfactory receptor 4C46-like, whose amino-acid sequence is MENKNVTEFVQLGLIENPKMQKIIFFVFFVVYIISIVGNVLIVVTSIVSPLLESPMYFFLAYLSFIDACYSSVSTPKLIIDSLHKKKIILFNGCMTQIFGEHFFGGADVILLTVMAYDHYVAICKPLHYRIIMNRWVCGLLIVVVWVGGFLHATMQILFIFQLPFCGPNIIDHFVRDLNPLLSLACMDAHTLGLFIAANSGFICVLNFLLLLVSYVVILRSLRTHSMEARCKALSTCVSHITVVVLFFVPCIFVYMRPSATLSIDKAVVVFYTMITPMLNRLIYTLRNTQMKNAIGKLCSRKALSGEK